The following proteins come from a genomic window of Phycisphaerales bacterium:
- a CDS encoding UDP binding domain-containing protein encodes LKPVLAEMGIDIWQVIRAASTKPFGFQPFYPGPGLGGHCIPIDPFYLTYKAREYGHVTRFIELAGEINHQMPRYVVDRTAEALNHVGKPVRGSSVLVVGIAYKPDVDDIRETPAAEIIRLLLERGAKVSYHDPHVPRFPEMRKYSIDLESVPLDEVVLRQADCVLIVTDHKAVDYAAIGRHAKLVVDTRDAMSKVSGAKARVVKA; translated from the coding sequence AGCTCAAGCCCGTGCTGGCGGAGATGGGGATCGACATCTGGCAGGTGATCCGCGCGGCCTCGACCAAGCCCTTCGGGTTCCAGCCGTTCTACCCCGGGCCCGGGCTGGGCGGGCACTGCATCCCGATCGACCCGTTCTACCTGACATACAAGGCCCGCGAGTACGGGCACGTGACGCGCTTCATCGAGCTGGCGGGCGAGATCAACCACCAGATGCCGCGCTATGTGGTGGACCGCACGGCCGAGGCGCTCAACCACGTCGGCAAGCCGGTGCGCGGGTCGTCGGTGCTGGTGGTGGGCATCGCGTACAAGCCGGACGTGGACGACATCCGCGAGACGCCCGCGGCCGAGATCATCCGGCTGCTGCTGGAGCGCGGGGCGAAGGTGAGCTACCACGACCCGCACGTGCCGCGGTTCCCGGAGATGCGGAAGTACAGCATCGATCTTGAGAGCGTGCCGCTGGATGAGGTGGTGCTGCGGCAGGCGGACTGCGTGCTGATCGTGACGGACCACAAGGCGGTGGACTACGCCGCCATCGGACGGCACGCGAAGCTGGTGGTGGACACGCGCGACGCGATGTCGAAGGTCAGCGGCGCCAAGGCGAGGGTGGTGAAGGCATGA
- a CDS encoding BtpA/SgcQ family protein — MSLPSKALIGMVHVGALPGTPHARQSLDELTRQAVAEARVLMDAGFDGLIVENMHDRPYVNAPHGPEITAAMTRVCLAVREVVRDRVMGVQVLSRGEREALSVALASGAHFVRCEGYVFAHVADEGVLAEAAAGPLLRYRRAIGAEHIQVIADLQKKHASHAITADISLTEACQAAEFFSADGVIVTGTATGHPADPAHLAEVRAATKLPVLVGSGVTPPLVAPYLQHADALIVGSWIKAGGVWSSPVDPARCRELVAARPR; from the coding sequence ATGAGTCTCCCGTCGAAGGCCCTGATCGGCATGGTGCACGTGGGCGCGCTCCCCGGCACGCCTCACGCGCGGCAGTCGCTGGATGAGCTCACGCGTCAGGCGGTGGCCGAGGCACGCGTGCTGATGGACGCGGGGTTCGACGGCCTGATCGTCGAGAACATGCACGACCGCCCGTATGTGAACGCCCCGCACGGGCCGGAGATCACGGCGGCAATGACGCGGGTGTGCCTGGCGGTGCGCGAGGTGGTGCGCGACCGCGTCATGGGCGTGCAGGTGCTCTCCCGCGGCGAGCGGGAGGCGTTGTCAGTCGCCCTCGCGTCCGGGGCACACTTCGTGCGCTGTGAGGGGTACGTGTTCGCACACGTGGCGGACGAGGGCGTGCTGGCGGAGGCCGCGGCGGGGCCGCTGCTGCGGTACCGGCGGGCGATCGGGGCCGAGCACATCCAGGTGATCGCCGATCTCCAGAAGAAGCACGCCAGCCACGCGATCACGGCCGACATCTCGCTGACGGAGGCGTGCCAGGCCGCGGAGTTTTTCAGCGCTGATGGTGTCATCGTGACCGGCACCGCGACGGGTCACCCGGCGGACCCCGCGCACCTCGCGGAGGTGCGGGCGGCGACGAAGTTGCCGGTGCTGGTTGGTTCGGGCGTGACGCCGCCGCTGGTCGCGCCGTACCTCCAGCACGCGGATGCGTTGATTGTGGGCTCGTGGATCAAGGCGGGCGGGGTGTGGTCGAGCCCTGTGGACCCGGCGCGCTGCCGCGAGCTGGTAGCGGCGAGGCCGCGCTAA